TTCCTTAAGTCGGGCGGGTTTAGTCACGTTAGCCGTTTCTTGGGTAACGTTATCCGTCAAACTCGCCCCTACGCATTGAGACGCGCCATGACAAGACGCGCCATGGCAAGACGCGCCATGGCACGTCTCTACATCTTCAACATAACCAACTTTAAACGTCACGCTACCCTGATCCGTAAACTTCACGGCATTACTGAGTAAGTTGATCAGAACCTGTCGCAACCGTTTCTCATCAGCGATAACATTCTGGGGTAGAGGAGATAAGAGTTTGTATGTAAAGTCAATCTCTTTTTGCGTCGCACGTAGACGAAAAAGACTGCTGATGCTGCTGAGAAAGGTTGGCAAATGAAACTCACTGGGGTCAAGTTCTAATTTCTGGGATTCAATCTTAGAGAAGTCTAAAATATCATTAATTAGCGTGAGCAAATGTTCGCCACAGTGGTAAATAATGTTTAAACTCTCTCGTTGAGTTTCAGTTAAATTGGTATCGTTTTGCAGGAGTTTAGTATAGCCTAAAATGCCATTGAGAGGGGTTCTGAGTTCATGGCTCATCGTTGCCAGGAATTCGCTTTTCGCCCGATTTGCGACTTCGGCGGCGTCTTTAGCTTGTTGGAGTGCCACTTCTATCTCTTTATGCGCCGTAATATCCCGGGTAACACTCAACACAGAGCGAATTGTACCATCAGCATTCAATTCAGGGACGATGCGAGAGTGAAAAAATTTCATCCCCTTGCTGGTGGGAAAGTCAAACTCAATCAGTTGTTCTTGTCCAGTGGTAAAGACAGATCGCAAAGCTTCATCCCAAAACTGGGCTTTATCAGGCGGCATTCCCAACTCCTCATTGGTTTTACCGATAAAGGTTTGAGCGGAACATTTTGCGACTTGTTCGATTGCTGGATTCACATAGAGATGACGCAATTGATGATCGAATCGGGCAACAATATCCGGTGAATTTTCCACCAACGCCCTAAATTGTTGTTCGCGGTAATAGAGTGCTTCTTCCGTTTGCTTGCGATCGCTAATATCACGGTTGCTGGCTCGTTGACCTAGCCATCGTCTATCCTTACTATAAACAGGTTGGCAAGCATGGGCAATCCAACGGATCGATCCGGTGCGAGTAATGAGGCGAAAGTCTGTTGAGTAGACATGGGGATTGTCTAACTGTTCACGGATATGTTTAGTCATTCTCTGGCGATCATCGGGATGGATAATTGCCTCAAGTAAGCTAGGATCATTGAGGAATTCCTCAGCCTGATAGCCTGTGATCCGTTGACAAGAGGGAGAAACATAAATAAAGCTACCATCGGGATCTCGCCAATATTCCCAATCATAAGTAAAATCGGCTACGGTGCGAAAGCGTTGTTCACTTTCTTGTAGGGCTTGTTCTGCTTGTTTACGTTCAGTAATATCGTGAGCAACCACATAAACTAATCGTTCTTGCACAAACGGTACCGCTGTCCAAGAAAACCATTGGTATGATCCATCTTGAGAGCAATACCGATTCTCAAAGGACTTGATGGTAATCCCGGATGCCAGTTTTCTCATTTGCGCCTGAGTCGCTTCCCGATCCTCGGGATGAACCCATTCGATAAACGGTTGGGCTTTAATGGCGTCAGAGGAGATACCCAGGATTTTCTCGAACGCTGGGTTGACATCAATAAAGTATCCCTCAAAGTTAACAATCCCTAGGATATCTACAGAAAGGTTAAACAAGCGATCGCGTTCTTGTTGGATGTGTTGACGTTCCCTTAATTCGGCTTGAAGCTGGGAATAGAGTTCGGCTTGTTGGATGGCGATCGTGACTTGAGTTGTTAATGAACAGAGGAGTTCAGCTTCCCACGGCTGCCATTGTCTGATGGTGGTATAGTGATGAGCAATCAGTAATCCCCAAAGGGTTTCATTCTCCAGAATCGGCATCACGAGTTTGGATTTAACCCCAAACCGCCTGACGGTATCAGCCAAACAGGGTACTATGTCATCTTGTTTGACATCAGCAATGGTATGAATTCCCCCGCTACAGTAAAATTGATGACAAGCTGGGGGAAAGATTAATTCAGGCAGGGAATGTTCCTGGGGAACTGAACCGTCTGACGCTAAGGCTTGGGCGACAAGGTTTCCCGTACCATCGTCATGAGTTTGGTAAATCACCACTTGATCGCAAGCCAACAATTGCTGCACTTGGGTTACAGTGGTGTTAAGAATCTGATTCAGATCTAAAGACTGGCGAATCTGTTGGGCGATCGCACTAATTAACCGTTCTTGTTGAGCTTGCAGATGCACAGCAGCTTCGGCGCGTTGGCGTTCCTGAATTTCATGGTTTAAGTTGTCGTTAGTACGCTGAAGTTCTTGGGTACGCTCAATGACTCGTTGTTCTAACTCAGCATTCAAGCGATAGATTTGGGTTTCAGCTTGTTTGCGATCGCTAATATCGATAACTGTACCGAGCATCCGCACCGCTTGACCTGTTTGATCATAAATAAATTTTCCCTTCCCCTCAATCCAGTGAATACTCCCATCTGACCACACTACCCGAAATTCATGATCATACTCATGTTGTTCTAACTGAGAACGGTTCGCCGCTTGTTTAACGGCTTCTCGGTCATCCGGATGAATACAAGCCTCAAACGTCTTGTATGTGCCATCATACGTACCCGGAGTCAAGCCAAACAGCACTTCATGATGCTCTGACCAACGAATCTGATTTGTCAACAGATTCCAGTCCCAAATGCCCATCTGAGCCGCATAGAGAGCCAGGTTGAGGCGTTCTTCACTTTGGCGCAACTCGGCTTCTACCTGTTTGCGATCGGTAATATCTCGCAAAATGGATAAATGGCGATGGGGGATCACATTAGCGGTTGCGGCATATTCCGTCTCCCGGATTGTCCCATCCCGACGCCGGAGACGAAACTCCCCCTTTACCTGTCCCTGTTCCAGAAAAATACGCCACGCCTCTTGGAAATCAAACTCCAAGTCAGTAAAGTCTGAGATGCGACATCCTAAGAGTTCCTCACGAGATAAACCAAACAGCCGACAAGCCGCCGGATTGACCTCAACATACTGTCCTTGATCATCCGCGATCGCCATGGCGTCGAGCGCTTGATTAAACAGTGCCTGAAATAGGGATAAAGAGTGACTGTCACTGTGGCTATACATAGCGTATACTATTGATTGACTCTCATCGGTTTGGATGTGATGTGAACAACCGCTGCTCATCCTATTGACTACAGCATCATCACCCTACATATCGGATAAGGTCTAATTTGAGTTGATTGCCAACGTTGGTAGAGAAATTCTCACCAAAAAACGATTTAGCGGTAAAGACAAAAAATTGGGGGTGTCCAGTCCCTGTTTTCCTGCTCTCTTATGTCTCCCTAGTGCAAGAGCGAATTTATCTCCCTGGTGTCCCCAGCTTGAGCAGCTAGCTACAATGGTGAGCATTTTCCTCGATTTGAGGGAAAACAAACCCTTATTTGTAAACTACTATACAGTAACTTAGCAACGTATGAATTAAGTCTTGCACCATCCCCAGGCAAGTCGATTTATAAATGTACCCTTGCTCCCTCAGCTCCCTCAGCTTCCCCAGCTTCCCCAGCTCCCCCTCACCTCACCACTTATTCAGCAGACCCTAACTATGGTTCAATCACCAGCGAAACTGATATCCGTTGATGAATTCATCACTCACTATGGTGACGATAATTGCTATGAACTCATTGATGGGGAATTAATCGAAATCGAACCCACAGGACCCCATGAACAAGTTGCAGATTTTGTTGGGCGCAAGCTGAACGTTGAGATTGACCGCCACGATAATCCTTATTGTATTCCCCATCGTTGTCTGATCAGACTTTTAGGAACAGATACCGCCTTTCGTCCTGACGTAATCGTTTTAAATCAAACTCAATTAATCCATGAACCATTGTGGCAGCAGGAACCTGTCATCACTCTAGGAAAAACAATCAAGCTAGTTGTTGAAGTTGTCAGTGCTAATTGGCAAAATGATTATGCTCGAAAGGTTGAAGATTATGCCATTTTAGGAATTCCTGAATATTGGATTGTGGACTATCTGGGAATTGGTGGTAGAGAGTATATTGGTAAACCCAAACAGCCAACTCTCACTATTTGCAACTTAGTTGAAGATGAGTATCAAAAGCAATTATTTCGGGGAGATGATTTGCTCGTATCCTCTATCTTTTCAGAGTTACAACTCACAGCGAAACAAATTTTCAATAGTAGCACATTAGGAACGGCGACGTAAGAGCAGTAAGTTCCCCTTCTCCCCTGCAAAAAAAGCAAAGCATCCTTTGTCCTCCCTCCTCGCAGGGGGAATGAGGGGGGTTGGAGAAGGGGTTAGGGGATGAGGGTGAAAAGTTTACGAGTAACATTTTCAGCCAATAACATCCAGAACAAAACGCCTTACCAACACCAAAACCTCTGGCAAAATCTGATGCGCCATATCAAATTCTTGATACGTCACCGCGATTCCCAACGCCTTTAAATTGTCTCTGGCGTGTTGTGCTTTACTCACAGGCACAACCGGATCTTGTCTACCATGCACGATCAAAACTGGGGGTAACGATTCCCGTGTCAGTTGAGCCGAATCATGCCAGTAGCCACTCATTGCAACTAAGGCGGCGCAGGGTAATCTTAACCCCACATCTAACGCCATCGCTCCCCCTTGGGAAAATCCACTTAAAATGGTGCGGGATAGGGGAACGCCTGTACTTTCTTCCAGAGAGGTTAACCAGTCGAGCAACTTTTGACGACTTTCCTCTAACCCCTGATTATCTTGGCTTTCCAGCGCATACCAGGCATTGCCCCAGGGGACATTGGGATGAGGAAACGGAGCATCGGGAAATAGAAACTGGACATTGGGCAAGTCTAATGCTGAGGCTAATGGAACTAAATCCTGAGAGTTAGCCCCCCAGCCATGTAAGCACACCATCAAGTGGGTTGGGGATTGACCATTGGTGGGTCCAATAGTGACGGATTCTAAAGACAAAGACTGAGATCCTAAATCAGAGGTTGTTGGATTTCTAGCAGATGGAGAACGGTTTTGGCAAGCGTTCAACCCCAAAACTGTTCCCAGTGTGGCACAGCCTTTTAAGAAAAATCGCCGTCCCATTAATTTCAATCGAGACTCTGGCATTTGCTACGTGCGTGCCAATGTTAAATATATTGCACCTATTAACGAAGACTATGTTTCAGACGTTAATTAGCGATCGCGGATTTCAGTGATGAGTTAGGACAATTGAGTGGTTCGCCTGTCTAGGAATTAACCTGCCTTGAACGAGGTACTCTGGAATTGATTAGATGAGAACGTAGGATAGTAGCCAGTATAGCCGCACCATATTTATCTTGAATCTCATCACAGGTGGCTTCGCAAAGTCTCTCGACTTCATTGATACGCTGTTGAAGTTCAGCAATTTGTTGGTCAGTTTTGCTTCTGTTAGGCTGTATCCCAAACATTTCGTCGTTCTCCTCAACGAATTAAACGGTTTGCCAAGCTGATGTCCTAGCCCTCTATAGGATAGTCGGACTGTGCGATCGCGCGGTAGATTTAAGGTGCGATCGCGTCTGTTCTTTTCAATGTAACCCTACGGCTGATTGAAATTTGGATTGAGAAATGCTTGAGATTCCCCAATTTATATGTAAACTTTTTTAAATTATACCCTGTTTGAAGAAAAATAAAAAATGATAAGATTTGGAAAAATCTTGTCAAACTATGCTAAGTCGCCTTCACTTAGCGTGGCTCCAGGATGCCTAGCCCAGGTTGAGGAGGCGCTTGGGCGGAGTAGGTCTACTGACTAGGATTAAATTAACGTCTCCAGAATTCTGCTATGCCGCGACGACGTGGAATCCAAGTAGCGTCCCAGTATATCACAGCCGTTAAACAGGCTTGCGATCGCGCCCTGAATCTTGACCCCAGGTTGGACAAAGCCTTACAGGAACTCAAGCAACAACTCCCTAATCCAGATTTCAATCTAGATGGGAATGAGTGGCAGTTTAAGCAATGGTGGCAAACTCATGGTATCTCTTGGACAGAACAATTGTCGGCTGTGATTATTAAGTATCGCCAGATTGGTTATCCTTGGCAATTTAACTCTCAGCAAAATAAGCTGTTCGGCATTTAAACCTTAATGTCAATAATGACGAAATCCTTGTAGTGCGTTTAGCGAAGCCATGCCGCAGGCTTTGCATCTTGCTCGCTACTAATACTAACAAATGTTAACAAGCGTCAAATCCTTACTGTTAAGAGTTCCCCGTTCCCTGTTCCCTAATTTCAACCGTCAACGTTAATTTTATCCGACTACTTACCGAACCAATAATTATACAATTATAGAAAGCACTCATTTGCTGCCAATTCTGCTGAACCTATGTTTCCAGTTATTTACTCTGATGAATTTCTCAATCATGACAACGGTGGTTTTCACCCCGAACGCCCGGAACGATTGACAGCCATTGTCAACGCCTTAAACGCTGCACCTTGGGCAGATCAAGTTGATTGGCAGCTACCTACACCTGTAGAAAGTCGTCCGGTAATGCCTCTGTTGCAAAAAGTTCATGACCAAGATTACATCAATTTAGTCAAACAACTCGCCCATGAAGGTGGAGGGATGATAGATGGCGACACCAGGGTTTCTCCCCGCAGTTATGATATTGCCCTGTTAGCCATCAGCGCTTGGTTAGATGGAGTTGATCGTGTCCTCACCAGCAACAACCCGGCATTTGTCCTCGCACGTCCTCCTGGACATCATGCCGAAGGTCCACGGGGGATGGGATTTTGTCTCTTTTCCAATGCGGCGATCGCGGCTTACTATGCCCTAGAACAAGCGGGTATCCAAAAAGTCGCCATTTTAGATTGGGATGTTCATCATGGTAACGGCACCCAAAGCCTAGTGGAAAACGATGCCCGAATTGTCTACTGTTCACTCCATCAATATCCCTTCTATCCAGGTACCGGTCATCCTCGCGAACGCGGCGCGTACAATAATGTCCTGAATATACCCATACCATCAGGCAGTACATTCACACAATACCAACCCATGTTTGAGCAGGGGGTGATACCATTTCTCAATGAATTTCAGCCCGATTTACTCATCGTCAGTGCTGGTTACGACGCCAACGCCGATGATCCCCTCGCCAGCGTCGCCCTGAAACCAAAGGATTTTGGCGTATTCACAGATTACTGTTTGCAAGTGACTCACCGTATTTTATTTGGCTTAGAAGGAGGTTATGACTTGACTGCCTTAGCCAAGTCCGTTATTGCCACCATTGAACCCTGTTTAAACTTGGGTGAATAGTTGCCACTTCGTCATTCGTCATACTCGCTTTCGCGAGAAGCAAGCTACGTCATTCGTCATTCGTCAAAGAACAATCAACAATCAACAATCACCAACCAACAATCAACCCCTAAAACAGTTTTAGATTGTAACCCACCCCTAAAACCAGTCCCAAATCCGTCTCATCAGCCTCAGGAAATGCCACATTGACACGCACTGTTCCAGTAAATCGGGGAGGGATGGGAATATCGACACCCCCGGAAACCAACGGATCAGCTTTCCAGTCGTCATCGGGTTGCAGCAACACACCCCCTCCAACAAAAGGAATCACAATTGTTTGTCCAGTAACGGGAGTCTTGATCGGAAAATTTAGGCTAAGAGTAACTGATGTGGTGGTTTCGTCACCAAACATGACCGCATTGTGCAAGGAGAAATTCTCAGCAAACCCGGCTTTACTGACAATGACGACAGATCCTTCCCCTAAGTTGGTTTCCTCACCATCTAGACCAATATTCCCACCTACGCCGATATAGCTACGTCCCAATATTTTTAGGGGATTAACCACAGGGACTTGTGCTACCTCTGGAGTGGCGGCGACAGTTTGGGGTTGAACCAAAACCAGTGTGGGTTGGGTGTTATCGGTCGTTGAGCCAGACGATTGAGCCGAGTCAGAGGGAGTAACGGTTATATAACCATAGTAGGCGGAATCTGGCGTCTGGGCTTGAGCGGATAAACCACTACACAGCAGGGACGAAGCGGTGAAACCGAATAGCCAGAAAAAAAGTTTTGCCAAGTTCGGTTGCATGATTTTTTACTCTTCTATATTGAGAAAATCATGCCACAATTTAACCCACATTGGAAAGTGAAGATAGAGAAATTGAACCTTGCATCCCCACCTAACACTCGTCTAGAATCTCCAGTCTTCATCCCTGGAAGATGTCAAGCGGGTTGTAGTAAATCTCTACTACTATGTTGGATTTGAGCCAGAATCTGCATCGCTTCTGTCAAATTCTCACAAAGATAGTTGGTTTTGAAGTAAAAAGGCTTAAGACGCTCGGTCGTTATTTCCGCCGGTTCCCAAATGATCAGCTTCAATGGTTTTTGGGGATGATTCGTTGCACAAAGCGAATGGAGTATCATCGTAGTACGCACCTCAATCAGTAGAATGCTCCGGGGTCAGAATCCAGATTAGGTGTCCACCGCCAGACGGCTGACAGCTATCAGGACTTTTTCCGGGGTCTTTACAAAACTACATTCACAAAGGTGTCTATCAGGACGCTTCATTAAATCTTTACAGTAAGCAGTTATCAGTTATCAGGAGCAGGGGGAGATGGGGGAGATGGGGAAGATGGGGAAGATGGGGAAGATGGGGAAATTGTGTAGGGGCGGGTTTCACTACTATCTTTTCGGTTACACCCAGATGTAACTAAACCCGCCCCGACTTGACCAATGACCAATGACGAATATTAAGTAAAGTAAAGATATAGCAGCAAAATCGGAGTTGTAATTTTATGGTGTTATTTGGATTTGGCGGATTTGGCAAAAAGCTCAGCCTGCCTAAACCCGAAGAGGCGTTACCGGGGCGGGAAGAACCCATGTCCGTTCCAGCCAACCACTATGTCAACGGCAATCCTCTTAAACCCCCTTACCCCGAGGGTATGGAAATGGCGATGTTTGGCATGGGCTGTTTCTGGGGGGCGGAACGCCGATTTTGGCAACAAGAGGGAGTGTTTGTCACGGCTGTGGGGTACGCAGGCGGGATAACGCCTAATCCCACCTATCAAGAAGTCTGTACCGGGATGACCGGTCACAATGAAGTCGTGCGCGTCGTATTTGACCCCAAGGTGATCAATTATCAGCAATTGCTGAAAGTTTTCTGGGAGAGTCATAATCCCACTCAAGGGATGCGCCAAGGAAATGACACGGGTACTCAATATCGTTCGGGAATTTATACCTATTCCGATAGTCAAAAGAAACTCGCAGAAGCTTCACGAGACGCCTATCAAAAAGCGTTGAGCGAGGCGGGTCATGGAGAAATCACCACAGAAATTGTTGATGCTCCAGAGTTTTACTATGCAGAAGGCTATCACCAGCAATACTTAGCCAAGAATCCCAATGGCTATTGTGGTCTAGGAGGAACTAATGTGGCTTGTCCGACGCCCGTGGCTCTGTAGTGTTATAAACTTTCAAGTTACCTTGATTTGACCCTCCCTAACCCTCCCCTTACCAAGGGGAGGGAACTCAAATAGCTTTGGTTTTTTTGCCCTTGGAACCTTCTACCCATTGTCTTCTGTCTTCCGCTTGGAACCTTCTACCCAGTATTCATTTGCCATGATAGCGATCGCGCTTCCAAAACTCGGCGACTTCACCGATGGAACGCTTCACCTTCAGGCTAATTCCATCCTGGTGAACTCTAAGAAACCAACAGGAGAGATCGCTGGGCTTTTGGGACATATTTGGTGATAACCGCCATGTATTTTAGCGATTATTGACAAAAAATTGGCACGCCATCTCAGAAAAGCCAGCGTGAGAGAGCGCTGGATGACATGGAAAGTATCATGGTGCCGCTACTAGATTACACCATTGATGGGATGAGTGAAAATAGTAGCTTTACAGTTTGATACTTTCGCCACAAAGGAAAAGCATGATTTATTGTTTTGTGTGTTAACTTATGGGTATTTGCATCGAAGCCGCTTGAGTTCCCAGTTGCTGAATCATGACTCAACTCAATCCCCTGAAATCTAACCAATTTTGGTTATTGGGTATCGCCACGGGTTTAATCACACTGCATTTCACGTTAGTATCGAGAAGCAATAATAATAATCTATTCAGCGCCAGCCTCCTGTTTGGATGTGTGGTTTTAGGGTTGCTGTGGATGAAGCGCGATAAAATAACCTGGCACAGCAGTCCATTATCCAGTAGTTTGGCAGGTTTGCTGATAGCTGGGATTCTGTTTAAAAGTACAAACGTAGTTGACGATGACGTTTTTCTGCCACTTTTCCCGTTGATGTCAGGATTGGCGTTAGCGTTACTAGCATCTGGGTTTAAGGGATTAAAACAATACAATCAAGAATGGCTACTGCTGGGGTTTATTGCAGTTCCTTGGAGACAACTGGTTTATCCAGTTCTTAACTTATCCTTGTTAACCGCTAAGTTTACCAGTGGTTTTCTCTGGCTATTGGGCTTTGAGGTTAAGCGTGAAGGGGTTATTGTTAGTTTACCTACGGGGAGTATTGAAGTTTACAATGGCTGTGCTGGTTTAAAGCTTATGGTTCAGCTTTTAGGCATTGCCTTGATTTTTTTAGTTCTTGTGCCAACGGGATTAAAACAGAAGGTTTTACTACCCATTTTTGCCGTTTTTATCGGTTTTGTGATTAACGGGATGCGGGTGGCGCTGATGGCGGTACTTGTCGCCCTATCAGAGCAAGAGGCATTTGCTTACTGGCATTTGGGACAGGGTTCTTTACTATTTTCGCTGATTGCAGTATTGATTTTTGGTTTAGTCTGCCATAAGGTTGCAGGGGGTAAATATCCTTACTTTTTATGACATCGGGCGGGTTTAGGGACTCAATTAATGGGGAAACCGATAACTTATCAACGAAACCCGCCCTGATTAAATTGACAAAACAACGTCCTAATTCAAATTCTTGGGATTCCCTTGGGGAATTTTCGGGCGCACGTCTGTGCGCCCCTACGAACGAATTTTTATGATTACCTTCTTTAACGGCTTGATCCCAAAGACAACTATCAATAACAGCAGGGTAAAGAGATTCCCGATAATCTGATCCGGTTCTGGTACACTAGCGGTGTTTCCACTCGATGGTGTATCTGTTCCTTGATTATCCATTCCTTCAGGAGTCTCAACGGGTACATCGACTTTTTTACCATCCTTGCTATCGACTCGGATTTCTTCGGTAACCGCTACAAATGACGTATATTTGGACATTAAGCGATAATTGAGTGCTGTATCCGTCACCGCTTCAACTACCTCTGGCGTTTCACGACCATACATTTGATTCATTAATGCCTTAATCCGCGCCCGTCCCCACAGTTGCGCGATCGCACCATTCCCGCGTACCTCGTCAAAGTTCACATCTAAGCTGGTTTCGTAGGGTTGACCTCCCGCCACCGTGCCGCTAATCTTAAGTTTGCCATTCGTGCGATCGCCTTTGCGTCCAAATACGACTAAGGGCTGGTTGGCGAATAAATCCCGTACCTTTTGAGGATAGAATTCCGGCGCGTTTCCTGTCCCCTCCCAACTGACTTGGATATTCGTCAAGACGGGATTATTAA
The Coleofasciculus chthonoplastes PCC 7420 DNA segment above includes these coding regions:
- a CDS encoding PAS domain S-box protein, with product MYSHSDSHSLSLFQALFNQALDAMAIADDQGQYVEVNPAACRLFGLSREELLGCRISDFTDLEFDFQEAWRIFLEQGQVKGEFRLRRRDGTIRETEYAATANVIPHRHLSILRDITDRKQVEAELRQSEERLNLALYAAQMGIWDWNLLTNQIRWSEHHEVLFGLTPGTYDGTYKTFEACIHPDDREAVKQAANRSQLEQHEYDHEFRVVWSDGSIHWIEGKGKFIYDQTGQAVRMLGTVIDISDRKQAETQIYRLNAELEQRVIERTQELQRTNDNLNHEIQERQRAEAAVHLQAQQERLISAIAQQIRQSLDLNQILNTTVTQVQQLLACDQVVIYQTHDDGTGNLVAQALASDGSVPQEHSLPELIFPPACHQFYCSGGIHTIADVKQDDIVPCLADTVRRFGVKSKLVMPILENETLWGLLIAHHYTTIRQWQPWEAELLCSLTTQVTIAIQQAELYSQLQAELRERQHIQQERDRLFNLSVDILGIVNFEGYFIDVNPAFEKILGISSDAIKAQPFIEWVHPEDREATQAQMRKLASGITIKSFENRYCSQDGSYQWFSWTAVPFVQERLVYVVAHDITERKQAEQALQESEQRFRTVADFTYDWEYWRDPDGSFIYVSPSCQRITGYQAEEFLNDPSLLEAIIHPDDRQRMTKHIREQLDNPHVYSTDFRLITRTGSIRWIAHACQPVYSKDRRWLGQRASNRDISDRKQTEEALYYREQQFRALVENSPDIVARFDHQLRHLYVNPAIEQVAKCSAQTFIGKTNEELGMPPDKAQFWDEALRSVFTTGQEQLIEFDFPTSKGMKFFHSRIVPELNADGTIRSVLSVTRDITAHKEIEVALQQAKDAAEVANRAKSEFLATMSHELRTPLNGILGYTKLLQNDTNLTETQRESLNIIYHCGEHLLTLINDILDFSKIESQKLELDPSEFHLPTFLSSISSLFRLRATQKEIDFTYKLLSPLPQNVIADEKRLRQVLINLLSNAVKFTDQGSVTFKVGYVEDVETCHGASCHGASCHGASQCVGASLTDNVTQETANVTKPARLKERDILSQSPITKIRFQVEDTGIGIDPQQLSEIFLPFHQVSDRTHAVEGTGLGLAISQKLVQLMDSTIQVSSILGQGSVFWFDLELSDVSGGQASESLCDRRLIGVKGQQQTLLIVDDNAINRSFLRELLQPFNLNIVEAVDGQDCLQKAVEIQPDLILMDLIMPGLDGLTATRRLRQLPQLAKTVIIAISANVFEMTQQESLTAGCQDFLSKPVPIQQLLELLMVHLGVEGIYEKPRNLTTGELETNTKPLVSPPASELAILSELLAMGDIQGMIDQAQHWQDVNSQWIPFATQIHHLARGFQLKKIEQIINQYTF
- a CDS encoding Uma2 family endonuclease, translated to MVQSPAKLISVDEFITHYGDDNCYELIDGELIEIEPTGPHEQVADFVGRKLNVEIDRHDNPYCIPHRCLIRLLGTDTAFRPDVIVLNQTQLIHEPLWQQEPVITLGKTIKLVVEVVSANWQNDYARKVEDYAILGIPEYWIVDYLGIGGREYIGKPKQPTLTICNLVEDEYQKQLFRGDDLLVSSIFSELQLTAKQIFNSSTLGTAT
- a CDS encoding alpha/beta hydrolase, with amino-acid sequence MSLESVTIGPTNGQSPTHLMVCLHGWGANSQDLVPLASALDLPNVQFLFPDAPFPHPNVPWGNAWYALESQDNQGLEESRQKLLDWLTSLEESTGVPLSRTILSGFSQGGAMALDVGLRLPCAALVAMSGYWHDSAQLTRESLPPVLIVHGRQDPVVPVSKAQHARDNLKALGIAVTYQEFDMAHQILPEVLVLVRRFVLDVIG
- a CDS encoding NACHT C-terminal helical domain 2-containing protein; the encoded protein is MPRRRGIQVASQYITAVKQACDRALNLDPRLDKALQELKQQLPNPDFNLDGNEWQFKQWWQTHGISWTEQLSAVIIKYRQIGYPWQFNSQQNKLFGI
- a CDS encoding histone deacetylase family protein, which gives rise to MFPVIYSDEFLNHDNGGFHPERPERLTAIVNALNAAPWADQVDWQLPTPVESRPVMPLLQKVHDQDYINLVKQLAHEGGGMIDGDTRVSPRSYDIALLAISAWLDGVDRVLTSNNPAFVLARPPGHHAEGPRGMGFCLFSNAAIAAYYALEQAGIQKVAILDWDVHHGNGTQSLVENDARIVYCSLHQYPFYPGTGHPRERGAYNNVLNIPIPSGSTFTQYQPMFEQGVIPFLNEFQPDLLIVSAGYDANADDPLASVALKPKDFGVFTDYCLQVTHRILFGLEGGYDLTALAKSVIATIEPCLNLGE
- the msrA gene encoding peptide-methionine (S)-S-oxide reductase MsrA, whose translation is MVLFGFGGFGKKLSLPKPEEALPGREEPMSVPANHYVNGNPLKPPYPEGMEMAMFGMGCFWGAERRFWQQEGVFVTAVGYAGGITPNPTYQEVCTGMTGHNEVVRVVFDPKVINYQQLLKVFWESHNPTQGMRQGNDTGTQYRSGIYTYSDSQKKLAEASRDAYQKALSEAGHGEITTEIVDAPEFYYAEGYHQQYLAKNPNGYCGLGGTNVACPTPVAL
- the crtA gene encoding cyanoexosortase A, coding for MTQLNPLKSNQFWLLGIATGLITLHFTLVSRSNNNNLFSASLLFGCVVLGLLWMKRDKITWHSSPLSSSLAGLLIAGILFKSTNVVDDDVFLPLFPLMSGLALALLASGFKGLKQYNQEWLLLGFIAVPWRQLVYPVLNLSLLTAKFTSGFLWLLGFEVKREGVIVSLPTGSIEVYNGCAGLKLMVQLLGIALIFLVLVPTGLKQKVLLPIFAVFIGFVINGMRVALMAVLVALSEQEAFAYWHLGQGSLLFSLIAVLIFGLVCHKVAGGKYPYFL